Proteins encoded together in one Luteimonas fraxinea window:
- the dnaE gene encoding DNA polymerase III subunit alpha, whose protein sequence is MSARFAHLHVHSEYSLSDSTIRIKELVKRCAALDQPSVALTDRNNLFALVKFYKAAESAGIKPVMGADISLAEGDEPASTLTLLCRDHDGYLSLSRLLTRAWMEGHRTDGVVVRPEWLREANTGLFAIAGRHGPAAKLLAGGRDDLARQWYAQWREVFDDRLFLQLTRCGFDDEAVHNALALQVSSDLSLPVIAGNDVRFLDAEGFDAHEARVCISTGRVLDDPRRPKLYTREQYLKSADEMAALFSDVPDAIDNTLALSQRCNLELRLGTYYLPAYPVPDAHTLDTWIRSQSHDGLVERLEKYPVAAGHTRESYIERLDVELDVICKMGFPGYFLIVSDFIKWAKEHDIPVGPGRGSGAGSLVAWALKITDIDPLPYDLLFERFLNPERVSMPDFDIDFCMDRRDEVIDYVAAKYGRDRVSQIITYGTMAAKAVVRDTGRVLGYPYGMVDGISKLVPPTLGIGLEDALGRTDKSRSDDAWRSDELIARYNDEDDVHDLLDLALQLEDLTRNAGKHAGGVVIAPSPLSDFCPLFAEHDEGGRGRNPVTQFDKDDVETIGLVKFDFLGLRTLTIIDWAVKAINARRATADEAPLDIAALPLDDIESYKLFARGDTVAVFQFESRGMRELLKRAQPDTFEDIIALAALFRPGPLGSGMDKEWVDRKHGRTDVSYPHPSLEPVLSPTYGVIVYQEQVMQIAQVLAGYSLGGADMLRRAMGKKKPEEMAKERAKFEAGAAANAVDPVQATQIFDLMEKFAEYGFNKSHSAAYALVAYQTAWLKVHYPAEFMAAVLSSDMDNTDKVTGFLTEARTMGLDVLPPDVNASAYMFEAIDPQTIRYGLGAVKGVGRGACENIVEARVHAGVFPDLLDFCRRVDSSRLNKRTLEALINAGALDALGKNRASLMLQLPEALKATDQLARNRSAGIVDMFGSSVGDSDALHIDLPECEEWPLKQKLDGERDTLGHYLSGHPLDPYRDELQALVGTDLGQLDSLWAARDQKGGGNSWRPETQVIIAGQVGAMRKRGDSQAFVLLEDGRGRLECGFFADASSEYAHLLTRDRILIVEGGLREDEFSGGFALRVKRCWDFHTVCPEHARRLSLRLDLRVPGTLARVEQVLAQHRPGKTPLRLDLLLEAGSAGTLDVNGTHSVRVDAELPGTLRAQAGVRIARLDIAKPWAN, encoded by the coding sequence ATGTCCGCGCGCTTCGCCCACCTCCACGTCCACAGCGAATACTCGCTCTCCGATTCGACGATCCGGATCAAGGAGCTGGTGAAACGCTGCGCCGCGCTCGACCAGCCGTCGGTCGCGCTGACCGACCGCAACAACCTGTTCGCGCTGGTGAAGTTCTACAAGGCCGCCGAGAGCGCCGGCATCAAGCCGGTGATGGGCGCCGACATCTCGCTGGCCGAAGGCGACGAACCGGCCTCGACGCTGACCCTGCTGTGCCGCGACCACGACGGCTATCTGTCGCTGTCGCGCCTGCTCACGCGCGCGTGGATGGAAGGCCATCGCACCGATGGTGTCGTCGTGCGCCCGGAGTGGCTGCGCGAGGCGAACACTGGCCTGTTCGCGATCGCCGGTCGTCATGGCCCGGCGGCGAAGCTGCTGGCCGGTGGCCGCGACGATCTCGCCAGGCAGTGGTACGCGCAGTGGCGCGAGGTCTTCGACGATCGCCTGTTCCTGCAGCTCACCCGCTGCGGTTTCGACGACGAAGCCGTGCACAACGCGCTCGCGCTGCAGGTGTCGTCCGATCTCTCGCTGCCGGTGATCGCCGGCAACGACGTGCGCTTCCTCGACGCGGAAGGCTTCGATGCGCACGAAGCGCGCGTGTGCATCTCGACCGGCCGCGTGCTCGACGATCCGCGTCGTCCGAAGCTCTACACGCGCGAGCAATATCTGAAGTCGGCCGACGAGATGGCCGCGCTGTTTTCCGATGTGCCCGATGCGATCGACAACACGCTGGCGCTCTCGCAGCGCTGCAATCTCGAACTGCGCCTGGGCACCTACTACCTGCCTGCATATCCGGTACCGGACGCGCACACGCTCGACACCTGGATCCGCTCGCAGTCGCACGACGGTCTGGTCGAGCGCCTGGAGAAGTATCCGGTCGCGGCCGGCCACACGCGCGAGAGCTACATCGAACGTCTCGATGTCGAACTCGACGTCATCTGCAAGATGGGGTTCCCGGGCTACTTCCTGATCGTCTCGGACTTCATCAAGTGGGCCAAGGAACACGACATCCCCGTCGGCCCGGGCCGTGGTTCCGGCGCCGGCTCGCTGGTCGCATGGGCGCTGAAGATCACCGACATCGATCCGCTGCCCTACGACCTGCTGTTCGAGCGCTTCCTCAATCCCGAACGCGTGTCGATGCCCGACTTCGACATCGACTTCTGCATGGACCGCCGCGACGAGGTCATCGACTACGTCGCCGCGAAATACGGCCGCGACCGCGTCAGCCAGATCATCACCTACGGCACCATGGCTGCGAAGGCCGTGGTGCGCGATACCGGCCGCGTGCTCGGCTATCCCTACGGCATGGTCGACGGCATCTCCAAGTTGGTGCCGCCGACGCTGGGCATCGGTCTGGAGGACGCACTCGGACGCACCGACAAGTCGCGCAGCGATGATGCCTGGCGCTCCGACGAACTGATCGCGCGCTACAACGACGAGGACGACGTCCACGATCTGCTCGATCTCGCCCTGCAGCTCGAGGATCTGACCCGCAACGCCGGCAAGCACGCCGGCGGCGTGGTGATCGCGCCGTCGCCGCTCAGCGATTTCTGCCCGCTGTTCGCCGAACACGACGAAGGCGGCCGCGGCCGCAATCCGGTCACCCAGTTCGACAAGGACGACGTCGAGACGATCGGCCTGGTGAAGTTCGACTTCCTCGGCCTGCGTACGCTGACGATCATCGACTGGGCGGTGAAGGCGATCAACGCGCGCCGCGCCACCGCGGACGAAGCGCCGCTCGACATCGCCGCGCTGCCGCTCGACGACATCGAAAGCTACAAGCTGTTCGCGCGCGGCGACACGGTGGCGGTGTTCCAGTTCGAATCGCGCGGCATGCGCGAGCTGCTCAAGCGCGCGCAGCCCGATACGTTCGAGGACATCATCGCGCTCGCCGCGCTGTTCCGTCCCGGCCCGCTGGGTTCGGGGATGGACAAGGAATGGGTCGACCGCAAGCACGGCCGCACCGACGTGAGCTACCCGCATCCGTCGCTGGAGCCGGTGCTGTCACCGACCTACGGCGTCATCGTCTACCAGGAACAGGTGATGCAGATCGCCCAGGTCCTGGCCGGCTATTCGCTGGGCGGCGCGGACATGCTGCGCCGCGCGATGGGCAAGAAGAAGCCCGAGGAGATGGCCAAGGAGCGCGCCAAGTTCGAAGCCGGCGCGGCGGCGAACGCGGTGGACCCGGTCCAGGCCACGCAGATCTTCGACCTGATGGAGAAGTTTGCCGAGTACGGCTTCAACAAGTCGCACTCGGCCGCCTATGCGCTGGTCGCCTACCAGACGGCGTGGCTGAAGGTGCATTACCCGGCCGAATTCATGGCCGCGGTGCTGTCGTCGGACATGGACAATACCGACAAGGTGACCGGCTTCCTGACCGAAGCGCGGACGATGGGCTTGGACGTGCTGCCGCCGGACGTCAACGCGTCGGCCTACATGTTCGAGGCGATCGATCCGCAGACCATCCGTTACGGACTCGGCGCGGTGAAGGGCGTCGGCCGTGGGGCCTGCGAGAACATCGTCGAGGCACGTGTGCATGCGGGCGTGTTCCCCGACCTGCTGGATTTCTGCCGCCGCGTCGATTCCTCGCGTCTCAACAAGCGCACGCTCGAAGCGCTGATCAATGCCGGTGCGCTCGACGCGCTCGGCAAGAACCGCGCCTCGCTGATGCTGCAGTTGCCCGAGGCGCTGAAAGCGACCGACCAGCTCGCGCGCAACCGCAGCGCCGGCATCGTCGACATGTTCGGCAGCAGCGTCGGCGACAGCGATGCGCTGCACATCGATCTGCCCGAGTGCGAGGAATGGCCGCTCAAGCAGAAGCTCGACGGCGAACGCGACACGCTGGGCCATTACCTCAGCGGCCATCCGCTCGATCCCTACCGCGACGAACTACAGGCACTGGTGGGCACCGATCTGGGCCAGCTCGACAGCCTGTGGGCGGCGCGCGACCAGAAGGGCGGCGGCAACAGCTGGCGCCCGGAAACCCAGGTCATCATCGCGGGCCAGGTCGGCGCGATGCGCAAGCGCGGTGACTCGCAGGCCTTCGTGCTGCTGGAAGACGGCCGCGGCCGGCTCGAGTGCGGCTTCTTCGCCGATGCCAGCAGCGAGTACGCGCATCTGCTGACGCGCGACCGCATCCTGATCGTCGAAGGCGGCCTGCGCGAGGACGAGTTCAGTGGCGGCTTCGCGCTGCGGGTGAAGCGTTGCTGGGATTTCCACACCGTCTGCCCGGAGCACGCGCGCCGGCTGTCGCTGCGCCTGGATCTGCGCGTGCCCGGCACGCTGGCACGCGTGGAACAGGTGCTGGCCCAGCATCGCCCCGGCAAGACCCCGCTGCGTCTGGACCTGCTGCTGGAGGCCGGCAGCGCCGGCACCTTGGACGTCAACGGCACCCATTCCGTGCGCGTGGACGCCGAACTGCCCGGCACCCTGCGCGCCCAGGCCGGCGTGCGCATCGCAAGGCTCGATATCGCCAAGCCCTGGGCCAACTGA
- the lpxA gene encoding acyl-ACP--UDP-N-acetylglucosamine O-acyltransferase, whose translation MGAAQVHPSAVVDPGATLGDDVRIGAFTLIGPDVEIGAGTIVGPHSSIHGPTRIGRENHIHGHAAIGGEPQDKKFAGERAELVIGDRNTIREFVTINRGTGDGGGITRVGDDNWFLAYTHVAHDCVVGNRCVFSNNATLAGHVTVGDHVILSGFVGIHQFCRIGAHAFIGMGAFVNGDVPPFVMVAQDGYGRPRGINAEGLKRRGFDSARTSAIKRAYRALYVSGDSLADARVRLEEMAQGSEDVRAFLDFIEAGDRPLLR comes from the coding sequence ATGGGCGCTGCGCAGGTCCATCCCAGCGCGGTCGTCGATCCCGGCGCGACGCTGGGCGACGACGTGCGCATCGGTGCGTTCACGCTGATCGGCCCGGACGTCGAGATCGGCGCCGGCACCATCGTCGGCCCGCACTCCAGTATCCACGGGCCGACGCGTATCGGCCGCGAGAACCACATCCACGGCCACGCCGCGATCGGCGGCGAGCCGCAGGACAAGAAGTTCGCCGGCGAACGCGCGGAACTGGTGATTGGTGACCGCAACACGATCCGCGAATTCGTCACGATCAACCGCGGCACCGGCGACGGTGGCGGCATCACCCGCGTCGGCGACGACAACTGGTTCCTTGCCTACACGCACGTCGCCCATGACTGCGTGGTCGGCAACCGCTGCGTGTTCTCGAACAACGCCACGCTGGCGGGCCACGTCACCGTTGGCGACCACGTGATCCTCAGCGGCTTCGTCGGCATCCACCAGTTCTGCCGGATCGGCGCGCATGCGTTCATCGGCATGGGCGCGTTCGTCAACGGCGACGTGCCGCCGTTCGTGATGGTGGCGCAGGACGGCTACGGCCGGCCGCGCGGCATCAACGCCGAAGGCCTGAAGCGCCGCGGCTTCGACAGCGCGCGCACTTCGGCGATCAAGCGCGCCTACCGCGCCCTGTACGTGTCGGGCGATTCGCTGGCCGATGCGCGCGTGCGTCTGGAAGAGATGGCGCAGGGCAGCGAAGACGTGCGCGCGTTTCTCGATTTCATCGAGGCAGGCGATCGTCCGCTGCTGCGTTGA
- the lpxD gene encoding UDP-3-O-(3-hydroxymyristoyl)glucosamine N-acyltransferase gives MTDTQTRHTAEALAQRFGLVVHGAPETSVSGVATLATATRGQLAFLSNPRYRPQLADTTAGIVVLREADADGYPGTALIAKDPYVAYAKIAALFDPVSDAPVGIHPSAVVDASAQVDASASIGPHVSIGARSVIGAGATMGAGCVIGEDCVVGDGSRLIARVTLVKRVRLGARVTIHPGAVLGSEGFGLAMDAGRWINVPQLGGVVVGDDCDIGANTTIDRGALEDTTLAEGVRLDNLIQIGHNVRIGAHTAIAGCVGIAGSTKIGSYCLLAGKVGVAGHLEICDKVVVHAMTMVSASITEPGEYSAGIPAQPTREWRKNAVRIRQLDSLARRVTALGKGEP, from the coding sequence ATGACCGACACGCAGACCCGCCATACCGCCGAAGCGCTCGCGCAGCGCTTCGGTCTCGTTGTCCACGGCGCGCCGGAGACCTCGGTGTCCGGCGTCGCGACGCTCGCCACTGCAACCCGTGGCCAGCTCGCGTTCCTGTCCAATCCGCGCTACCGACCGCAGCTGGCCGACACCACGGCCGGCATCGTGGTGCTGCGCGAGGCGGATGCGGACGGCTACCCCGGCACCGCGCTGATCGCGAAGGATCCCTACGTCGCCTACGCGAAGATCGCCGCGCTGTTCGATCCGGTCAGCGATGCGCCCGTGGGCATCCATCCCTCCGCGGTCGTGGATGCGAGCGCGCAGGTCGATGCGTCGGCTTCGATCGGCCCGCACGTCAGCATCGGCGCGCGCAGCGTGATCGGCGCGGGCGCGACCATGGGCGCCGGCTGCGTGATCGGCGAGGACTGTGTCGTCGGTGACGGCAGCCGCCTGATCGCCCGCGTGACCCTGGTCAAGCGCGTGCGTCTGGGTGCCCGCGTCACCATCCATCCGGGCGCGGTACTGGGCTCGGAAGGCTTCGGCCTGGCGATGGATGCCGGACGCTGGATCAATGTGCCGCAACTCGGTGGTGTGGTCGTCGGCGACGATTGCGACATCGGCGCCAATACGACGATCGACCGCGGCGCGCTCGAAGACACGACGCTCGCCGAAGGCGTGCGCCTCGACAACCTGATCCAGATCGGACACAACGTGCGCATCGGTGCACACACCGCGATCGCGGGCTGCGTCGGCATCGCCGGCAGCACGAAGATCGGCAGTTACTGCCTGCTGGCAGGCAAGGTCGGCGTCGCCGGCCATCTCGAAATCTGCGACAAGGTCGTCGTCCACGCGATGACGATGGTGTCCGCATCCATCACCGAGCCTGGCGAATATTCCGCCGGCATTCCCGCCCAGCCCACGCGGGAGTGGCGGAAGAATGCCGTCCGGATCCGCCAGCTCGATTCGCTCGCGCGTCGCGTCACGGCGCTCGGGAAGGGGGAACCATGA
- the rnhB gene encoding ribonuclease HII: MTRRLRIAGVDEAGLGPLAGPVVVAAVILHPKRPIDGLDDSKKLTEKRREALYPQIVERALAWRVEFVDVDEIDRINIFQATMVGMARAVQALAPAAERVLIDGNRLPRGLPCPARAIVGGDAIEQSIMAASILAKVARDRAMVELHAQFPDYGFDRHKGYSAPTHLAALLAHGPCVHHRRSFAPVSRLLPEAVSDVIAEPTTADLFAEPLPA; this comes from the coding sequence ATGACCCGCCGCCTGCGCATCGCAGGTGTCGACGAGGCCGGGCTTGGTCCGCTGGCAGGACCGGTGGTGGTCGCGGCGGTGATCCTGCATCCGAAGCGCCCGATCGACGGCCTCGACGATTCGAAGAAGTTGACCGAGAAACGCCGCGAGGCGCTGTATCCACAGATCGTCGAACGGGCGCTGGCGTGGCGGGTCGAGTTCGTCGATGTCGACGAGATCGACCGCATCAACATCTTCCAGGCGACGATGGTCGGCATGGCGCGTGCGGTGCAGGCATTGGCGCCTGCCGCCGAGCGCGTGCTGATCGACGGCAACCGCCTGCCGCGCGGCCTGCCCTGCCCCGCACGCGCGATCGTCGGCGGCGACGCGATCGAGCAGTCGATCATGGCGGCCTCGATCCTCGCCAAGGTCGCGCGCGATCGCGCGATGGTCGAGCTGCATGCGCAGTTTCCGGATTACGGGTTCGACCGGCACAAGGGCTACAGCGCGCCGACGCATCTCGCCGCGCTGCTCGCGCACGGCCCCTGCGTGCATCACCGCCGCAGCTTTGCGCCGGTGTCGCGTCTGCTGCCCGAAGCCGTGTCGGATGTCATCGCCGAACCCACGACCGCTGACCTGTTCGCCGAGCCGTTGCCGGCCTGA
- the bamA gene encoding outer membrane protein assembly factor BamA → MTRMPDRRLLALALATVIAAPAWAQTAANAPVAAPAPVALPPLAPSSASSFTVSDIRVDGLQRIGAGTVFTYLPVERGDAVNSTRISDAVRALYRTGFFEDIQVARQGDILVFTVSERPAINRLTLTGNKDIKTEDLTKGLTEIGLSEGETFDRLDLDRVTQELVRQYNNRGKYNVKITPTVSRLDRNRVDIAINVEEGKAAKIRHINIIGNETYDLDTLTDNWESGESNWLSWYRRDDQYSREKLEGDREKLHNFYLDRGYIDFSEDSVQVSISPDKADMFITAGVTEGEIYKVSDVQITGNLVLPEEEIRSRVFVQKDQVFSRALLELSSDAIIATLGNIGYAFAQVNPIPEVDRENRTVAINLQVVPGPRVQVRRVQFKGNSRTSDEVMRREMRQFEGAWYSQAAVDRSKVRLQRLGYFESGSVNVESQPVPGSNDEVDVVFSVTETTSGSFVFGLGYSQLAGVTTSVQLSQNNFLGSGNRVSVEAQRNVYLQRYSFSFMNPYFTDGGMSLGYNLWWREFDNSEFNTAQYSSTSAAAQTVLGIPLTENDSISLLLGVDRNQIFTFRGSSPESIVDYVDAFGTRTFHAWRSELAWARDTRNDYLQPTRGMMQRVSLESTLPGSTAEYFKLNYEISKYWPINRHLILNTRAELGYGDSYGDDVVRNVCFTAPTFVDSNGDGVVDTQVPGAAPSDPCDPGSPDYIRTLTASGLPFYENFYAGGPRSVRGFRDNTLGPRETALNSSFLQPIGGAVKTIGSVEMFFPQLIKSPAARISAFVDFGNVYKDVDSWDAKELRASAGVALMWRAPVGPISISYSYPLRQQKEVRGGAGDLIKQGDEVERLQFTFGGAF, encoded by the coding sequence ATGACGCGAATGCCTGACCGCCGACTGCTTGCCCTCGCCCTCGCCACGGTGATCGCCGCGCCGGCCTGGGCCCAGACGGCCGCGAACGCACCTGTTGCCGCGCCTGCGCCCGTTGCCCTGCCCCCGTTGGCACCCTCGAGCGCCAGCAGCTTCACGGTCAGCGACATCCGTGTCGACGGTCTGCAGCGCATCGGCGCCGGCACCGTGTTCACCTATCTGCCGGTCGAGCGTGGCGACGCCGTCAACTCGACGCGCATCAGCGACGCGGTGCGCGCGCTGTACCGCACCGGATTCTTCGAGGACATCCAAGTCGCGCGCCAGGGCGACATCCTCGTGTTCACGGTGAGCGAGCGCCCGGCGATCAACCGCCTGACGCTGACCGGCAACAAGGACATCAAGACCGAGGACCTGACCAAGGGCCTGACCGAGATCGGCCTGTCCGAAGGCGAGACCTTCGACCGCCTCGACCTCGACCGCGTGACCCAGGAACTGGTGCGCCAGTACAACAACCGCGGCAAGTACAACGTCAAGATCACCCCGACCGTTTCGCGCCTCGACCGCAACCGCGTCGACATCGCGATCAATGTCGAGGAAGGCAAGGCGGCGAAGATCCGCCACATCAACATCATCGGCAACGAGACCTACGATCTCGACACGCTGACTGACAACTGGGAATCGGGCGAGTCGAACTGGCTCAGCTGGTACCGCCGTGACGACCAGTACTCGCGCGAAAAGCTCGAGGGCGACCGCGAGAAGCTGCACAACTTCTACCTCGACCGCGGCTACATCGACTTCAGCGAAGACAGCGTCCAGGTCTCGATCAGCCCCGACAAGGCCGACATGTTCATCACCGCCGGCGTCACCGAAGGCGAGATTTACAAGGTGTCGGACGTGCAGATCACCGGCAACCTGGTGCTGCCCGAAGAGGAAATCCGCAGCCGCGTGTTCGTGCAGAAGGACCAGGTGTTCTCGCGCGCACTGCTGGAGCTGAGCTCGGACGCGATCATCGCGACACTCGGCAACATCGGCTACGCGTTCGCGCAGGTGAATCCGATTCCGGAAGTCGACCGCGAGAACCGCACGGTCGCGATCAACCTGCAGGTCGTGCCGGGTCCGCGTGTCCAGGTGCGCCGCGTCCAGTTCAAGGGCAACAGCCGCACGTCAGATGAAGTGATGCGCCGCGAGATGCGCCAGTTCGAAGGCGCCTGGTATTCGCAGGCCGCGGTCGACCGCTCCAAGGTCCGTCTGCAGCGCCTGGGTTACTTCGAGTCCGGCAGCGTCAACGTCGAAAGCCAGCCGGTGCCCGGCAGCAACGATGAAGTCGATGTGGTGTTCAGCGTCACCGAGACGACGTCGGGCAGCTTCGTGTTCGGCCTCGGCTACTCGCAGCTCGCCGGCGTGACCACGTCGGTGCAGCTGTCGCAGAACAACTTCCTCGGCAGCGGTAACCGCGTGTCGGTGGAAGCGCAGCGCAACGTGTATCTGCAGCGCTACTCGTTCTCCTTCATGAATCCGTACTTCACCGACGGCGGCATGTCGCTGGGCTACAACCTGTGGTGGCGCGAGTTCGACAACTCCGAGTTCAACACCGCGCAGTACTCGTCCACGAGTGCGGCGGCGCAGACGGTCCTCGGTATCCCGTTGACGGAGAACGACTCGATCTCGCTGCTGCTCGGCGTCGACCGCAACCAGATCTTCACCTTCCGTGGCTCGTCGCCGGAATCGATCGTCGACTACGTCGATGCGTTCGGTACGCGTACGTTCCACGCGTGGCGCAGCGAGCTGGCCTGGGCGCGCGACACCCGCAACGACTATCTGCAGCCGACCCGCGGCATGATGCAGCGCGTGTCGCTCGAGAGCACCCTGCCCGGCTCGACCGCCGAGTACTTCAAGCTCAACTACGAAATCTCGAAGTACTGGCCGATCAACCGTCACCTGATTCTCAACACCCGCGCCGAACTCGGCTACGGCGACAGCTACGGCGACGACGTCGTACGCAACGTCTGCTTCACCGCACCGACGTTCGTGGACAGCAACGGCGACGGCGTGGTCGACACGCAGGTGCCGGGCGCTGCGCCCAGCGACCCGTGTGATCCGGGCTCGCCCGATTACATCCGCACGCTCACCGCCAGCGGTTTGCCGTTCTACGAGAACTTCTACGCCGGTGGCCCTCGCTCGGTGCGCGGCTTCCGCGACAACACGCTGGGTCCGCGCGAGACCGCGCTCAACAGCTCGTTCCTGCAGCCGATCGGCGGCGCGGTGAAGACCATCGGTTCGGTGGAAATGTTCTTCCCGCAGCTGATCAAGTCGCCTGCCGCACGCATCTCGGCCTTCGTCGACTTCGGCAACGTCTACAAGGACGTCGACAGCTGGGACGCGAAGGAACTGCGCGCGTCGGCAGGTGTGGCGCTGATGTGGCGCGCGCCGGTCGGCCCGATCTCGATCAGCTACTCGTACCCGCTGCGTCAGCAGAAGGAAGTGCGCGGTGGCGCCGGCGACCTGATCAAGCAGGGTGACGAAGTCGAGCGTCTGCAGTTCACCTTCGGCGGCGCGTTCTGA
- the lpxB gene encoding lipid-A-disaccharide synthase, with product MSHNDAVSSPAPASVSLIDDRTSGAPLRIALVAGEASGDLLGAGLIEQLRARYPQATFAGVGGDAMRAAGMETWHDASELAVMGLSEVLRHLPRLLKLRKTLRARLLDWRPDVFIGIDAPDFNLGLERTLKDRGIRTVHYVSPSIWAWRQGRAAKIGRSADLVLCLFPMEPPIYATHGVDARFVGHPLAEMVALEPDRAAARDALGLPQDAPVLAVLPGSRLGEIGRLGEVFLDAAARVAVALPGLQIVVPAANVGCRAAIDALLAHPRFSTLDVRVFDGQARAAMVASDVVLLASGTATLEALLAKRPMVVGYRIAPSTAFLVRLFKLMKVDRFSLPNVLAGRTIAPEFMQEDCTPENLAAAVLHWFRDPAAADALQPVYRDLHLQLRQGASATAADAVARLAVPALPAPARTP from the coding sequence ATGTCGCACAATGACGCCGTGTCCAGTCCCGCGCCCGCTTCCGTGTCCCTGATTGACGACCGCACGTCCGGTGCGCCGCTGCGCATTGCGCTCGTCGCGGGCGAAGCGTCCGGCGACCTGCTCGGCGCCGGACTGATCGAACAGCTGCGCGCGCGCTATCCGCAGGCAACATTCGCAGGCGTCGGCGGCGATGCGATGCGCGCGGCCGGCATGGAGACCTGGCACGACGCGTCCGAACTCGCGGTCATGGGGCTGTCGGAAGTGCTGCGTCATCTGCCGCGCCTGCTCAAGCTGCGCAAGACACTGCGCGCGCGTCTGCTCGACTGGCGCCCGGATGTCTTCATCGGCATCGATGCGCCGGATTTCAATCTCGGACTGGAGCGCACGCTCAAGGACCGCGGCATCCGCACCGTGCATTACGTCAGCCCCTCGATCTGGGCCTGGCGGCAGGGGCGTGCGGCGAAGATCGGTCGCAGCGCGGATCTCGTGCTGTGCCTGTTTCCGATGGAGCCGCCGATCTATGCGACGCATGGCGTCGATGCGCGCTTCGTCGGCCATCCGCTGGCGGAGATGGTGGCGCTGGAGCCCGATCGCGCCGCCGCGCGCGATGCGCTCGGGCTGCCGCAGGACGCGCCCGTGCTCGCGGTGTTGCCTGGCTCGCGTCTGGGCGAGATCGGCCGACTCGGCGAGGTGTTTCTTGATGCCGCCGCACGTGTCGCCGTTGCCCTGCCCGGCCTGCAGATCGTCGTGCCGGCCGCGAACGTCGGCTGCCGCGCCGCGATCGATGCACTGCTCGCACATCCCCGTTTTTCCACGCTCGATGTGCGCGTGTTCGACGGCCAGGCGCGCGCCGCGATGGTCGCCAGCGATGTCGTGCTGCTCGCCTCGGGCACCGCGACGCTGGAAGCGCTGCTGGCCAAGCGCCCGATGGTGGTCGGCTACCGCATCGCGCCGAGTACCGCGTTTCTCGTGCGCCTCTTCAAACTGATGAAGGTCGATCGCTTCTCGCTGCCGAACGTGCTCGCCGGTCGCACGATCGCGCCGGAGTTCATGCAGGAAGACTGCACGCCCGAGAATCTCGCGGCCGCGGTGCTGCACTGGTTCCGCGATCCGGCCGCGGCCGATGCGCTGCAGCCGGTCTATCGCGATCTGCATCTGCAGCTGCGCCAGGGCGCGTCGGCCACCGCAGCCGATGCGGTCGCGCGTCTCGCAGTGCCCGCCTTGCCCGCACCGGCGCGGACACCATGA
- the fabZ gene encoding 3-hydroxyacyl-ACP dehydratase FabZ produces MTEQITLPILIDGIHKLLPHRYPFLLVDRVVEFEHGKRVLCYKNVSANEEFFQGHFPGQPVMPGVLVVEAMAQAGGILTHLTKGKDCEGNLSYLVKVDAAKFSRMVVPGDRLELEVTIKREIRNMTMYSGIARVDGEQAACAEILCAEVPR; encoded by the coding sequence ATGACCGAACAGATCACGCTGCCGATCCTCATCGACGGCATCCACAAGCTGCTGCCGCACCGCTATCCGTTCCTGCTCGTCGACCGCGTCGTCGAGTTCGAGCACGGCAAGCGCGTGCTCTGCTACAAGAACGTCTCGGCCAACGAGGAGTTCTTCCAAGGCCACTTCCCAGGTCAGCCGGTGATGCCGGGCGTGCTCGTCGTCGAGGCGATGGCGCAGGCCGGCGGCATCCTGACCCATCTGACCAAGGGCAAGGATTGCGAAGGCAATCTGTCGTATCTGGTCAAGGTCGACGCCGCGAAGTTCTCGCGCATGGTGGTGCCGGGTGATCGTCTCGAGCTCGAGGTCACGATCAAGCGCGAGATCCGCAACATGACTATGTACAGCGGCATCGCGCGTGTGGACGGCGAACAGGCGGCATGCGCGGAGATCCTCTGCGCCGAGGTCCCGCGCTGA